A region of the Myxococcus stipitatus DSM 14675 genome:
GAGAGAGTGAAACGTGTTTCGTGGGGACTTGCTACGGAGGGGTGGAGCGCTCCGGGGGGAGACCCCAGACACCCACGGTTCCATCGCCTTGTCCCCACACGAGGGTGCGGCCGTCCGGTGAAAACAGCGCGGAGCTGGCCTGCATGTCATTGGTGTCCGAGTGGCTGAAGAGCTGCTGTCCATCCTCCGTGCGCAGGATGATGAAGCAGGCCATGCTGCAGGCGACCGCGAGGAGCGAACCATCCGGACTGAAGCTCAAGCCGTGAGTGCCGACCGGAGGGGCCGCGAGAGACCGCACCCGCCTCAAGTTGGCGACCTCGATGAGGTGAATCTGGTTCTCGGAGGTCGCCACCGCGAGTCGCTCCCCGGAGGGCTCGAAGGCCATCGCCTTGACGGAGTGGGCGTCGAGGTCGATGGAGGAGAGCGCCTTGCCCGTCGCTGTCTCCCAGAAGCGGAGTGTTCCTGGGGGATGGCCTTGTTCATACGTTCCAGACACCGCGAGTCGCCCATCGGGAGACAGCGCACAGCACTTCAAGGGTGTCGAGGCGTTCTCGAGCTCCCGTACCTGTTCGCCCCGTCGCGCATCCCAGAGAAAGGCGTGGCCCTGGGGGCTCGTCACGAGCACGGAGTTACCTTGGAGGGCCATGCCGAGCTCGGGCTGGATTGCGTCCAGTTGCAGTTCATGTCGTAGCGCGCCGTCCGCGACCGACCAGGACTGAAGCAAGCCTTTCAGCGTC
Encoded here:
- a CDS encoding WD40 repeat domain-containing protein; this translates as MTRGTDVGILAGGDLLVSLTLKGLLQSWSVADGALRHELQLDAIQPELGMALQGNSVLVTSPQGHAFLWDARRGEQVRELENASTPLKCCALSPDGRLAVSGTYEQGHPPGTLRFWETATGKALSSIDLDAHSVKAMAFEPSGERLAVATSENQIHLIEVANLRRVRSLAAPPVGTHGLSFSPDGSLLAVACSMACFIILRTEDGQQLFSHSDTNDMQASSALFSPDGRTLVWGQGDGTVGVWGLPPERSTPP